AAGTAATGGTTGGAACAGTCGTCGCCCTTTCTATCACACGCGAACTCGGGCCTGTACTTACAGGACTGATAGTTGCAGGAAGGGCTGGCGCCGCCATGGCCGCAGAGCTTGGCACAATGCGCGTGACAGAACAGATAGATGCCCTCGAAACATTAGCCACAAACCCTGTGAAGTATCTGGTTGTGCCGAGGTTTATTGCAGGCATAATCATACTTCCTTCTCTGACAGTTGTAGCTGACATCATAGGAATTATTGGAGGATTCTTTGTTACAGTGAATGTCTTAGGCGCTAATTCATCGGTCTACTGGAGAAGGACATGGGATTACCTTGAAACAAGCGACATATACAACGGCCTTATTAAAGCGTGTTTTTTTGGCGCATCCATTGCTATAATAAGCTGCTATAAGGGTTTTTATACCTCAGGAGGCGCTGAAGGCGTTGGAAAGGCTACAACAGGAGCTGTGGTCTTGTCATCAATGACCATATTAATTTCCGACTACTTTTTATCGGCATGGCTGTTTAAATGATAAATAAGATTGCTTCGTCGTCCCGACAAATCGGGACTCCTCGCAATGACACCTTCACTATTTGTCATTGCGAGCGAAGCGAAGCAATCTCAGTTAAATTTGGAACTGAATGATAGAGATTGTAGATTTGTATAAGGCTTTTGGCAGAAACCATGTGCTCAGAGGCGCAAACCTCAAAATTGAGAAGGGCGAAAGCATGGTGGTAATAGGAGGAAGCGGTTCGGGAAAGAGTGTTCTTATAAAACATATTATAGGCACGCTTAAGCCTGACAGCGGCTCTATATTGATAGACGGAGTTGATATTGCAAAACTCAGCGAAAATGAACTATATGAGACAAGGAAAAGATTCGGCATGCTTTTTCAGATGGCAGCCTTGTTTGATTCAATGAAAGTATGGGAAAATGTAGCGTTCGCTTTAATGAGGCACGGTAAATTGAAAGAGAAAGACGCAAAAGAAATAGCAAGCGAAAAACTGAGAATGGTCGGTTTGATAGGAGTTGAGGACCTTATGCCTTCTGAACTTTCAGGAGGAATGAAAAAAAGGGTCGGACTTGCAAGGGCAATAGCCCACTCTCCTGAAATACTCCTGTACGACGAGCCTACCACAGGGCTTGACCCAATAATGGCTGACGCAATAAATGACCTTATAATAGAGATGAAACAGAAACTTTCGGTCACATCAGTGGCTATAACGCATGACATGCACAGCGCATACAAGATTGCAGACAGGATTGCAATGCTCTATGAAGGCAGAATAATTGCCACCGGCACACCGGATGAAATAAAAAACACAGACAATGCAACAGTAAGGCAGTTTATAACCGGAAGCGCAGTCGGCCCAATAAAGATAGAAGGAGTAACTGCATGAAAGGCCTTTCTACAGAGCTGAAAGTAGGTTCTTTTGCGCTTATAATTATTGCTCTCCTGACATACATGACATTTAAGGTCGGCGGCTTTGAATGGGTAAAAAAGAAAGGATACGTAGTCTATGCCGAGTTTAAAAATATCGGAGGCCTTGACGAAAAGACAAGGATAAAGGTTGCCGGTGTTGATGCCGGCATCATTGAAAGAATTGAACTCAGGAATGGGAGGGCAAGGCTAACCCTCAGAATAGACAGGAATGTTGTGCTGTATTCAGACACCTCCGTAGGCGTAAAAGCAACAGGCCTTCTCGGAGACAAATATCTTGAACTGAAAATAGGTTCGCAGCCGCCGCCGCTGAAGGACGGAGACACGATAAAAAATGTTATAGAAATCGTGGACATTGACGATCTGGTAAGGAATCTCACGGATGTCTCTACAAACATCAACAATTTCGCATCCGCCCTCAACGAATCCATAGGCACGCCGGAGGGAAAAGCAGCGCTCAAGGAATCTATCCTGAACCTTAGAGATATCACTGCAGGACTTAAAGATACAATATCCGTAAATGACAAAAAGATGCGGAAAGCGCTCGACAATATCAACGATTTCATCGCATCCATACACGACCTTGTAGAGAAAAACAAGGAGCCGCTGACAGCAACAATCGGCAATGTAAAAGATTTTTCAGCCTCTCTGAAAAAAGACGGGCCCGACCTTGTGGCAAACCTTGGAAAGGCGTCTGAAGAGCTCAAGGCAATGCTCGAGGAAAACAGGCCCTCTATCAAGAGCGCTACGGAATCAATTGACACCATCTCCAAAAAAATTGCGGACGGCGAAGGCAGCATCGGCAAACTTGTTAAGGATGACAGGCTCTATGAGTCGCTGAATAAAGCCGCCGAAGGCGTTAATAAGCAATTAGGAGCTATAGACAGATTTAGGACCTTCATAACATTTCAGGCTGATTATCTCACAAAACCAAAAGATGCCAAAGGGCAATTCTACGTGACACTCCAGCCGAAACCTGACAAATACTACATTTTCGGTATTGTCGGCGACCCTGTGGCGAATGTCACGACAACTACCACAACTACAAACGGCTCAACTGTCACAGAAGAGAAGGCAGAGAAAAAGATAGAGTTTACAGCGCAGTTTGCAAAGAGATTTCAGGATCTTGCTCTTAGAATCGGCCTTACTGAAAACACAATAGGAGTCGGCGCGGATTATTTTTTCCTTAAGGACAAGATAAAACTCACCGCTGATGTCTGGGATTTCGCAAAAGACGAAGAGGGCTCAAAACAGCCGCATGTAAAGGTAGGAGTTGATTACTACATATTCAAACATATATTCCTTTCCGCAGGCGGCGATAATATCCTTAACAAAAAGCGGCGCGGAGCCTACGCAGGCGCCGGGGTGAGATTTGAGGATGAAGACCTGAAATATCTATTCGGGACAGTGCCGAAAGTGCCGGGAAAGTAATTGTTACACAGCCTGATACCAAAAGATAAGAGATAAAATCTCAGCGCTCTGCAAAGTGCATGGTTAAAGTTAGTGTAGTGTCTCACAAATAAGTTACACAATTATGTCATTCCTGCGAAAGCAGGAATCCAGAAAAAACAAGGACTGGATTCCGCATCAAGTGCGGAATGACACGTCAAAAACTATAAAAAACTGTTACAGACAGGACACCATCTATAACTTGCCCCTTCCATAAGGCGAGAGATTTCTGAGTTCCTTTATAATCGCCGGCATTACTTCAATAACCTTTTCCACCTCTGCCTCAGTGTTATACCGGCTCAATGAAAATCTGACAGAGCCGTGAATCGCTGTAGCAGGAACATCCATTGCCATTAAGACAGGGGAAGGCGCAAGAGAGCCTGATGTGCATGCTGAGCCTGATGAGGCGCAGATGCCAAATTCGTTAAGCCTCAGAAGAATTGCCTCGCCTTCAACATATTCAAAACTTAGGTTTGTGGTATTCGGCAATCTGTTATTCACATCT
This DNA window, taken from Nitrospirota bacterium, encodes the following:
- a CDS encoding MCE family protein; its protein translation is MKGLSTELKVGSFALIIIALLTYMTFKVGGFEWVKKKGYVVYAEFKNIGGLDEKTRIKVAGVDAGIIERIELRNGRARLTLRIDRNVVLYSDTSVGVKATGLLGDKYLELKIGSQPPPLKDGDTIKNVIEIVDIDDLVRNLTDVSTNINNFASALNESIGTPEGKAALKESILNLRDITAGLKDTISVNDKKMRKALDNINDFIASIHDLVEKNKEPLTATIGNVKDFSASLKKDGPDLVANLGKASEELKAMLEENRPSIKSATESIDTISKKIADGEGSIGKLVKDDRLYESLNKAAEGVNKQLGAIDRFRTFITFQADYLTKPKDAKGQFYVTLQPKPDKYYIFGIVGDPVANVTTTTTTTNGSTVTEEKAEKKIEFTAQFAKRFQDLALRIGLTENTIGVGADYFFLKDKIKLTADVWDFAKDEEGSKQPHVKVGVDYYIFKHIFLSAGGDNILNKKRRGAYAGAGVRFEDEDLKYLFGTVPKVPGK
- a CDS encoding ABC transporter permease — protein: MSWRTFVLFTAELGSIMLFLCSAIKQLVLPPFELKNTFKQVVEIGIKSLPVVLITAVFTGMVLALQSYTGFKRFNAEVMVGTVVALSITRELGPVLTGLIVAGRAGAAMAAELGTMRVTEQIDALETLATNPVKYLVVPRFIAGIIILPSLTVVADIIGIIGGFFVTVNVLGANSSVYWRRTWDYLETSDIYNGLIKACFFGASIAIISCYKGFYTSGGAEGVGKATTGAVVLSSMTILISDYFLSAWLFK
- a CDS encoding ABC transporter ATP-binding protein, with amino-acid sequence MIEIVDLYKAFGRNHVLRGANLKIEKGESMVVIGGSGSGKSVLIKHIIGTLKPDSGSILIDGVDIAKLSENELYETRKRFGMLFQMAALFDSMKVWENVAFALMRHGKLKEKDAKEIASEKLRMVGLIGVEDLMPSELSGGMKKRVGLARAIAHSPEILLYDEPTTGLDPIMADAINDLIIEMKQKLSVTSVAITHDMHSAYKIADRIAMLYEGRIIATGTPDEIKNTDNATVRQFITGSAVGPIKIEGVTA